GAGAATCTCGGTGCAAATGCAATTCTCGGCGTTTCACTGGCAGTTGCTCGTGCTTCGTCAATCGAATTGGGACTTCCTTTATATCAGTATATTGGCGGGACAAACGCAAAAGTGCTACCAATCCCAATGTTCAATGTGCTAAATGGTGGTCAACATGCCGATAACAACGTTGATGTGCAAGAATTTATGATAATGCCCATCGGGGCGCAGAGCTTCAGACATGCTTTACAAATCGCATCTGAAACTTTTCACACTCTCAAATCTATCCTAAAAAAAGACGGCTATTCCACTGCTGTCGGCGATGAAGGCGGATTTGCTCCGAACCTCAAGTCAAACGAAGATGCCCTAAAACTCATTGTTAAGGCAATAAAAGAAGCGGGTTATCGTCCGATGGATGATGTAGCGATCGCTCTTGATTCCGCAGCCTCAACTTTCTATAAAAATGGAAAATACTTACTGAAAACTCTTGATGGAGAAAAATGGACAGCCACAGAAACAGTTGCTATTTATCGAAACTGGATTGAACATTACCCGATCATTTCTATAGAAGACGGACTCGCGGAAGATGATTGGAAGGGCTGGAAATATATGACCGAAGAACTTGGAAATGATATTCAGATTGTTGGTGACGACATATTCGTTACTAACAGTCGAATCCTTTTGCGTGGAATTAACGAGAGATGTGCAAATTCCATTTTGATCAAAC
The sequence above is drawn from the Candidatus Cloacimonadota bacterium genome and encodes:
- the eno gene encoding phosphopyruvate hydratase, whose product is MSIISALYSREILDSRGNPTVEVEVLLESGIVGRAAVPSGASTGENEAIELRDGDPDRFLGKGVTKAVANVNEKIAPEILGMESSNQVKIDRILLELDGTENKENLGANAILGVSLAVARASSIELGLPLYQYIGGTNAKVLPIPMFNVLNGGQHADNNVDVQEFMIMPIGAQSFRHALQIASETFHTLKSILKKDGYSTAVGDEGGFAPNLKSNEDALKLIVKAIKEAGYRPMDDVAIALDSAASTFYKNGKYLLKTLDGEKWTATETVAIYRNWIEHYPIISIEDGLAEDDWKGWKYMTEELGNDIQIVGDDIFVTNSRILLRGINERCANSILIKLNQIGTLTETLDTIELAKANGYTNVVSHRSGETCDHTIADLAVAANCGQIKSGSVSRSERIAKYNQLLRIEEELGKDAIFPGKDLFAKYL